In Streptomyces sp. NBC_00433, a single genomic region encodes these proteins:
- a CDS encoding MFS transporter, giving the protein MPTSPAPSPSSKQASARTPGYRQLLRTPGVWAFVLPGFAARQPFAMLTISLVLFVEHTTGSYGTAGAVAAATGVAMAVCAPRGGRLADRFGQRAVLVPGIALHAVSVGALVALGLMHAPAWALFTAAVPTGATVPQVGPMVRSRWAVALDGASARPSPLMQTAAAFESVTDEFTFVIGPVLATALCTGVHPAAGLIAEATLTLAGGSLFAAQRKTAPVPQCAAPGGAPRRGSALSVPGVRPLVIAFLGIGAVFGGMQVSITAFTQEAGHPGLSGVVYGTFAAGNMLAGVAYGAIAWRRSPRRRLLLAYAALTLACVPLWAVQSLPVLGVLGLVVGLCIAPALITGYTLVDALVPATARTEAFTWLTGAVALGQAAAVTVAGLLADHAGSHAGFTVPLTGTVIALVMLAGLRGDLVPAPRSVVAGGVIGHRRVVTVD; this is encoded by the coding sequence GGCTTCGCTGCGCGACAGCCCTTCGCCATGCTCACGATCAGCTTGGTGCTGTTCGTGGAGCACACCACCGGCTCCTACGGGACCGCGGGTGCCGTCGCAGCAGCCACAGGCGTGGCCATGGCGGTGTGCGCACCACGCGGCGGACGACTCGCCGACCGGTTCGGCCAGCGTGCCGTGCTGGTTCCCGGCATCGCGCTGCACGCCGTCTCTGTGGGCGCCCTCGTGGCACTGGGGCTGATGCACGCGCCCGCCTGGGCACTGTTCACAGCGGCGGTACCGACCGGGGCGACCGTGCCCCAGGTCGGGCCGATGGTGCGCTCCCGGTGGGCGGTGGCGCTGGACGGTGCCTCGGCCCGGCCGTCGCCGCTCATGCAGACGGCGGCCGCCTTCGAATCGGTCACCGATGAGTTCACCTTCGTCATCGGACCGGTTCTCGCGACAGCACTCTGCACGGGGGTGCACCCGGCGGCTGGGCTCATTGCCGAGGCGACGCTGACACTCGCGGGGGGAAGTCTTTTCGCGGCGCAACGGAAGACCGCCCCCGTCCCGCAATGTGCGGCGCCGGGCGGTGCTCCCCGCCGCGGCTCGGCGCTGTCCGTGCCGGGAGTACGCCCGCTGGTGATCGCTTTCCTCGGCATAGGTGCCGTCTTCGGCGGTATGCAGGTGTCGATCACCGCCTTCACCCAGGAAGCCGGGCACCCGGGCCTCAGCGGAGTGGTCTACGGCACCTTCGCGGCCGGCAACATGCTGGCGGGCGTGGCCTATGGCGCCATCGCATGGCGGCGCAGCCCCCGGCGGCGTCTGCTGCTCGCATACGCGGCCCTGACGCTCGCCTGCGTCCCGCTGTGGGCAGTGCAGTCCCTGCCCGTGCTCGGCGTACTCGGCCTGGTGGTGGGGCTGTGCATAGCGCCGGCCCTGATCACCGGCTACACGCTGGTTGACGCGCTCGTACCGGCCACGGCGAGGACTGAAGCCTTCACCTGGCTGACGGGAGCCGTCGCGCTCGGCCAGGCGGCCGCGGTCACGGTCGCGGGTCTGCTGGCCGACCACGCCGGTTCGCACGCCGGCTTCACCGTGCCTCTGACCGGCACGGTTATCGCGCTGGTGATGCTCGCGGGCCTGCGCGGGGACCTGGTGCCGGCCCCTCGGAGCGTGGTAGCGGGAGGTGTGATCGGTCACCGTCGGGTGGTCACGGTGGACTGA